From Amycolatopsis sp. cg9, one genomic window encodes:
- a CDS encoding MSMEG_0572/Sll0783 family nitrogen starvation response protein: MAELTETEKTSLDEIPHPSLPQGSNLYGGTKVFPDYQAEPGQSYFTLVHGIAHESSVSFVAILQATRALRKGFEAAIYFYGPGSLNCLATRGFPTTGNAAFPGELNINDQLKTFIGEGGKAYCCRFGLSLHGAREEDLIEGVIPTHPLDVQDALIHYARKGAIINSTYMF, translated from the coding sequence ATGGCAGAGCTGACCGAAACCGAGAAGACCAGCCTCGACGAGATCCCGCACCCGTCGCTGCCGCAGGGGTCCAACCTGTACGGCGGGACCAAGGTCTTCCCGGACTACCAGGCCGAACCCGGCCAGAGCTACTTCACGCTCGTGCACGGCATCGCGCACGAGTCGTCGGTGAGCTTCGTCGCGATCCTGCAGGCGACCCGCGCGCTGCGGAAGGGCTTCGAAGCGGCGATCTACTTCTACGGCCCGGGTTCGCTGAACTGCCTGGCCACGCGCGGCTTCCCGACCACCGGCAACGCCGCGTTCCCGGGCGAGCTGAACATCAACGACCAGCTCAAGACGTTCATCGGCGAGGGTGGCAAGGCCTACTGCTGCCGGTTCGGCCTGTCGCTGCACGGCGCGCGCGAGGAGGACCTCATCGAAGGCGTCATCCCGACGCACCCCCTGGACGTCCAGGACGCACTGATCCACTACGCGCGCAAGGGCGCGATCATCAACTCCACCTACATGTTCTAG